Proteins encoded together in one Peribacillus asahii window:
- a CDS encoding sigma-54 interaction domain-containing protein — translation MSASYSEKILEAILASIDEGIHVIDLEGNTIFYNEVAAANDGMKVSEVLNVPLLQAFPSLTEKSSTLLQVIQTGKPIYHKEQSYMNIHGKKIETVSSTLPIYVDDMLIGAVEIAKDYSSLKELSQRLIDIQASGKPKKAQANSTVYTFSDLLTNNPDFQQIISQGKKAAQSSSSILVYGESGVGKELFVQSIHHASPRRTSPFIAQNCAALPESLLESLLFGTAKGSYTGAVERQGLFELANGGTLFLDELQSMPIELQAKLLRVLEDGVVRRIGGTKSTVVDVRVIAAMNVPPKKAIEASQLRPDLYYRLNILSYELPPLRKRPEDIVLLGEHFIEEFNRKLRRHIEGISNDVLNLLLHYHWPGNVRELKHAIEYMINTAETKELTIADVPLFLQNHSPEAAKLLPLREALKETESKLITEALLQTNGNVLQASKLLNVPRQTLQYKIQKYRNVSEPRSK, via the coding sequence TTGTCAGCATCTTATTCAGAAAAAATTTTAGAAGCCATTTTGGCAAGTATTGATGAAGGTATTCATGTAATTGATTTAGAAGGGAACACCATTTTTTATAATGAAGTCGCTGCAGCGAATGATGGAATGAAAGTTTCTGAAGTACTGAACGTTCCATTACTGCAAGCCTTTCCATCGTTAACGGAAAAATCCTCTACGTTACTTCAGGTGATTCAAACAGGAAAACCAATTTATCACAAAGAGCAGTCTTATATGAATATTCATGGTAAAAAAATTGAAACGGTTAGTTCGACATTACCTATTTATGTCGATGATATGCTTATTGGTGCCGTTGAAATTGCGAAAGACTATTCAAGTTTAAAGGAGCTGTCGCAGCGCTTAATAGATATTCAAGCATCAGGAAAGCCCAAGAAAGCACAAGCGAATAGTACGGTATATACATTTTCTGATTTATTAACGAATAATCCTGATTTTCAACAAATTATTTCGCAAGGGAAAAAAGCGGCACAATCTTCCTCATCCATATTGGTGTATGGCGAAAGCGGGGTTGGGAAGGAGCTGTTTGTTCAAAGCATTCATCATGCTTCGCCTCGAAGAACGTCACCATTTATCGCACAAAATTGTGCTGCACTCCCGGAATCGCTGCTGGAATCTTTATTATTCGGCACAGCGAAAGGAAGCTATACAGGAGCTGTTGAACGACAAGGTTTATTTGAATTAGCGAATGGAGGAACGTTATTTTTAGATGAGCTTCAGTCGATGCCAATCGAATTACAAGCTAAGCTATTGCGCGTATTAGAAGATGGGGTCGTTCGGAGAATTGGCGGTACCAAAAGCACAGTTGTGGATGTACGTGTAATTGCGGCCATGAATGTTCCACCAAAGAAGGCCATTGAAGCGAGTCAGCTGCGACCGGATTTATATTACCGCCTAAATATATTAAGCTATGAACTACCGCCATTAAGAAAGCGCCCGGAAGATATTGTTCTTCTTGGTGAGCACTTTATCGAGGAGTTTAATCGAAAGCTCCGTCGCCATATTGAAGGAATAAGCAATGACGTACTTAATCTGTTATTGCACTATCACTGGCCTGGAAATGTACGCGAGTTAAAGCATGCAATTGAATATATGATTAATACAGCTGAGACGAAAGAGCTAACGATTGCAGATGTCCCGCTCTTTTTACAAAATCATTCCCCTGAAGCGGCGAAGTTACTTCCATTGCGAGAAGCGTTAAAGGAAACGGAGTCAAAGCTCATTACAGAAGCGTTGCTGCAAACGAATGGGAATGTGCTGCAAGCATCCAAGCTTCTCAACGTGCCTCGTCAAACGCTTCAATATAAAATACAAAAATATAGGAATGTTTCTGAACCCAGATCAAAATGA
- a CDS encoding 3-oxoacid CoA-transferase subunit B produces MGMGDGIRQTLAKRAAEEISDGMLVNLGIGIPSLVPDYLPKSHNVMFHAENGIVGISHSPPYEEADEHLCNAGGYPITVKSGASYCDSAVAFGMIRRGLVDVTILGALQVSEAGDLANWIVPGKRVPGMGGAMELAAKANKVIVLMNHTDKNGQSKLLKTCTLPLTAKRCVHMVITDLGVFSVRETGLILTDLYEPYTVEEVRKRTEASFDVAEQLRILQK; encoded by the coding sequence TTAGCCAAACGTGCTGCTGAGGAAATTTCTGATGGTATGCTTGTCAATTTAGGGATTGGCATTCCATCACTCGTTCCAGATTATTTGCCCAAAAGTCATAACGTCATGTTTCATGCAGAGAATGGAATTGTTGGAATCAGCCATTCCCCACCGTATGAAGAGGCGGATGAGCATTTATGTAACGCTGGAGGTTATCCGATTACGGTGAAAAGCGGGGCATCTTATTGTGATAGTGCTGTTGCATTTGGAATGATTCGACGTGGACTTGTTGATGTAACGATTTTAGGGGCGCTACAAGTAAGTGAGGCAGGTGATTTAGCGAATTGGATTGTTCCGGGGAAAAGGGTTCCAGGGATGGGGGGCGCAATGGAACTCGCAGCAAAAGCGAACAAAGTGATTGTATTGATGAATCATACGGATAAAAACGGTCAATCGAAATTACTTAAAACATGCACGTTACCGTTAACAGCAAAACGATGTGTCCATATGGTCATTACCGATTTAGGTGTTTTTTCGGTAAGGGAAACAGGATTAATCTTAACTGATTTGTATGAACCATATACGGTAGAGGAAGTACGAAAGCGAACAGAAGCCTCATTTGATGTTGCCGAACAGCTCCGTATCCTACAAAAATAA
- the ablA gene encoding lysine 2,3-aminomutase, translated as MLHDLYKPKRHWKDIELWKDVTDEQWNNWLWQLTNTIRTVDDLKKVVHLTPDEEEGVRISTKTIPLNITPYYASLMNPDDSRCPIRMQSVPISAEMHKTKYDMEDPLHEDEDSPVAGLTHRYPDRVLFLVTNQCSMYCRYCTRRRFSGQIGMGVPKKQLDAAIQYIRDTPAVRDVLLSGGDGLLINDTILEYILKNLRDIPHVEIIRIGTRAPVVFPQRITENLCNILKKYHPVWLNTHFNTSIEITEESKLACEMLANAGVPVGNQAVILAGINDSVAIMKKLMHDLVKIRVRPYYIYQCDLSEGIGHFRAPISKGIEIIEGLRGHTSGYAVPTFVVDAPGGGGKITLQPNYILSQSPTKTVLRNFEGVITTYPEPENYTPGLADDYFKGVYPNAEEKRSDIGISGLMNDTEFNLVPKGLKRLDRREAYETNPTHTSLKDQREKRDQLKEKKFQAQQKKNKGEK; from the coding sequence ATGCTACATGACTTATATAAGCCAAAGCGTCATTGGAAGGATATTGAACTATGGAAAGATGTCACTGACGAGCAATGGAATAACTGGCTCTGGCAGTTAACGAATACAATTAGAACCGTTGATGATTTAAAGAAGGTCGTTCATTTGACACCGGATGAGGAAGAGGGGGTACGGATTTCGACAAAGACGATTCCGCTTAATATTACGCCATATTATGCATCTTTAATGAATCCTGACGATTCGCGTTGTCCAATTCGCATGCAATCCGTGCCGATTTCAGCAGAAATGCATAAAACAAAATATGATATGGAAGATCCGCTTCATGAAGATGAAGATTCGCCTGTAGCGGGACTGACTCATCGTTATCCAGATCGCGTATTGTTTTTAGTAACGAATCAATGTTCAATGTATTGCCGCTATTGCACAAGAAGGCGTTTCTCCGGCCAAATTGGGATGGGAGTGCCGAAGAAGCAGTTAGATGCGGCGATTCAATATATCCGTGACACACCGGCTGTTCGCGATGTTCTTTTATCAGGTGGAGATGGACTGCTTATTAATGACACAATCCTTGAATACATTTTGAAAAATTTGCGCGATATTCCTCACGTTGAAATTATTCGTATCGGTACGCGTGCTCCAGTTGTTTTTCCACAACGAATTACAGAGAATTTATGTAATATTTTAAAGAAATATCATCCTGTTTGGTTGAATACTCATTTTAATACGTCAATTGAAATTACGGAGGAATCGAAGCTAGCCTGTGAAATGCTGGCAAATGCTGGAGTACCGGTTGGCAATCAAGCCGTTATTTTAGCAGGCATTAATGACAGTGTGGCGATTATGAAAAAGTTGATGCATGATTTAGTGAAAATCCGCGTTCGCCCTTACTATATTTATCAATGTGATTTATCAGAAGGAATCGGCCATTTCCGTGCACCGATTTCTAAAGGTATTGAAATTATCGAAGGATTGCGCGGGCACACTTCCGGTTATGCAGTTCCAACCTTTGTTGTAGACGCTCCAGGAGGTGGCGGGAAAATTACTTTACAACCGAATTACATTCTCTCTCAATCTCCTACCAAAACGGTTCTACGTAATTTTGAAGGAGTCATCACGACGTACCCAGAGCCAGAGAATTATACCCCAGGTCTTGCTGATGATTATTTTAAAGGCGTTTATCCAAATGCAGAGGAGAAGCGTTCGGATATTGGCATCTCAGGATTGATGAATGATACCGAATTTAACTTAGTTCCAAAAGGATTAAAACGTCTGGATCGTCGTGAAGCATACGAAACAAATCCAACACATACGTCCCTCAAAGACCAACGCGAAAAACGCGACCAATTAAAAGAAAAGAAATTCCAAGCACAGCAAAAAAAGAACAAAGGGGAGAAGTAA
- a CDS encoding peptidase — MAYQQQISTWLQEHRKNGIQLLQKLVQEPSKRYQEEGAQAIVVEKCRELGLAIDLWEIGDETLRSHRHFYCDRHNFQGNPNLVAVKKGRGGGKSLILNGHIDVVPEGDHARWDDDPYSGILRENKVYGRGTTDMKGGNVALLLAIEAITALDIPLKGDLIFQSVIEEESGGAGTLAAILRGYKADGAIIPEPTNLKLFPVQQGSMWFRLIVKGKSAHGGTRYEGESSIDLMTNVLHEIKKLENERNQQWKQHPLYQKIPIPIPINIGKMESGNWPSSVPETAIVEGRFGIAPTETMEAAKDSLETMIERLNQTDSWFRTKPIEIEWFGARWLPGSMDLEHALLKTVADAFKNVQGVEPIVEASPWGTDGGYLSTVGNIPTLVFGPGETKLAHDTNEYIEVDKMMAAAEIIALTILEWCEVAENV; from the coding sequence ATGGCCTATCAGCAGCAAATCTCAACGTGGTTACAAGAGCATCGAAAAAATGGGATTCAACTATTACAAAAGCTTGTTCAAGAGCCTAGTAAACGTTATCAGGAAGAAGGTGCCCAAGCCATCGTTGTTGAAAAATGCCGTGAATTGGGCTTAGCTATAGATTTATGGGAAATTGGTGATGAAACGTTACGCAGTCATCGCCATTTTTATTGTGATCGTCATAATTTTCAAGGAAATCCAAATCTTGTTGCTGTTAAGAAAGGCAGAGGCGGCGGCAAATCTCTGATTTTAAATGGTCATATTGATGTTGTTCCAGAAGGAGATCATGCGCGTTGGGATGATGATCCGTATAGCGGGATTTTAAGAGAAAACAAAGTATACGGGCGAGGAACGACTGATATGAAAGGCGGAAATGTTGCTTTATTATTAGCTATTGAGGCAATTACGGCTTTAGATATTCCGTTAAAGGGTGATCTTATATTTCAAAGTGTGATTGAAGAAGAAAGTGGAGGGGCTGGGACATTAGCAGCGATTTTACGAGGGTATAAGGCAGATGGAGCCATTATCCCAGAGCCTACCAATTTAAAGTTATTTCCTGTTCAACAAGGATCGATGTGGTTTCGACTCATTGTGAAAGGAAAGTCTGCCCATGGCGGTACAAGATATGAAGGAGAGAGTTCGATCGATCTTATGACGAATGTTTTACATGAGATTAAAAAGCTAGAGAATGAACGCAATCAGCAATGGAAGCAGCATCCTCTTTATCAAAAAATACCGATTCCGATTCCCATTAATATTGGAAAAATGGAAAGTGGGAATTGGCCATCTTCGGTTCCAGAGACAGCTATTGTCGAAGGACGATTTGGTATTGCCCCAACGGAAACGATGGAGGCAGCGAAAGACTCACTGGAGACGATGATTGAAAGGCTCAATCAAACAGATTCTTGGTTTCGCACAAAGCCAATAGAAATCGAATGGTTTGGAGCGAGGTGGCTTCCGGGAAGCATGGACCTAGAGCATGCCCTTTTAAAAACGGTTGCTGACGCTTTTAAGAACGTGCAAGGAGTGGAGCCGATTGTTGAAGCATCACCATGGGGAACCGATGGCGGGTATTTATCAACAGTAGGAAACATTCCGACGCTAGTGTTCGGACCAGGAGAAACGAAGCTGGCGCATGATACGAATGAATATATTGAAGTCGATAAAATGATGGCCGCCGCTGAAATTATTGCGCTCACCATTCTAGAGTGGTGCGAAGTTGCAGAAAATGTGTAA
- the ablB gene encoding putative beta-lysine N-acetyltransferase → MNLDIFEKKIQKRGYSITLTMDWFNKRVRVEDYLGHFASCVEEALLAVAEISAEKLIFKIRKENIIDLMMQGFVYEAMIDKFYLGSDCHFLVKYFSAERRANEHWIKEDEIIQNVAALPKHVTLSSPPREYEVRKAIVTDATKLAELYRAVFEVYPTPMNDPEYIQKCIKGDTVFYVYTYEGKIISAASAEINRFYHNAEITDCATLPEHRQFGLMKHLIVKLEEELLAQEIYCVYSIARALSFGMNAALHQQGYEYRGRLANNCYIFDKLEDMNMWVKSSV, encoded by the coding sequence ATGAATCTAGATATATTCGAAAAAAAAATCCAGAAACGAGGCTATTCCATTACTTTGACAATGGATTGGTTTAATAAGCGGGTGCGTGTAGAAGACTACCTTGGTCATTTCGCTAGCTGTGTAGAGGAAGCCCTTCTTGCAGTAGCTGAGATTTCTGCCGAAAAACTGATTTTTAAGATACGTAAGGAAAATATAATCGACTTAATGATGCAGGGTTTTGTATATGAAGCAATGATTGATAAGTTTTATCTGGGCAGCGATTGTCATTTTCTTGTGAAATACTTTTCCGCTGAGAGAAGAGCGAATGAACATTGGATAAAAGAAGATGAAATCATTCAAAATGTAGCTGCGTTACCAAAGCATGTCACATTATCAAGCCCTCCGCGAGAATATGAAGTACGGAAGGCGATAGTAACAGATGCAACGAAGCTTGCTGAGCTGTATCGGGCGGTATTCGAAGTGTATCCAACGCCGATGAATGATCCGGAATATATTCAAAAATGTATAAAAGGCGATACAGTTTTTTATGTGTATACGTATGAAGGGAAAATTATAAGTGCTGCTTCGGCTGAAATAAACCGTTTTTATCATAATGCGGAAATTACCGACTGTGCGACATTGCCCGAACATCGGCAGTTTGGCTTGATGAAGCATTTGATTGTCAAATTAGAAGAGGAGTTACTTGCCCAGGAAATATATTGCGTATATTCGATTGCTAGAGCGCTTTCATTTGGGATGAATGCTGCGCTTCATCAACAAGGCTATGAATACCGCGGGCGCCTTGCGAATAACTGTTATATTTTTGACAAGCTGGAGGACATGAATATGTGGGTAAAGTCCAGTGTTTGA